In Helicobacter pylori, a single genomic region encodes these proteins:
- the rpsE gene encoding 30S ribosomal protein S5, giving the protein MEEINREEFQEVVVNIGRVTKVVKGGRRFRFNALVVVGNKNGLVGFGLGKAKEVPDAIKKAVDDAFKNLIHVTIKGTTIAHDIEHKYNASRILLKPASEGTGVIAGGSTRPIVELAGIKDILTKSLGSNNPYNVVRATFDALAKIKA; this is encoded by the coding sequence ATGGAAGAAATTAACAGAGAAGAGTTTCAAGAAGTCGTTGTGAATATTGGTCGTGTAACCAAAGTGGTTAAGGGCGGTAGGCGGTTTCGTTTTAACGCTTTAGTGGTTGTGGGCAATAAAAATGGGCTTGTAGGCTTTGGTTTGGGCAAGGCTAAGGAAGTCCCTGATGCGATTAAAAAAGCGGTAGATGATGCGTTTAAAAACCTAATCCATGTAACCATTAAAGGCACAACTATCGCTCATGATATTGAGCATAAATACAACGCAAGCCGTATTTTACTCAAACCGGCGAGTGAGGGAACGGGAGTGATTGCTGGGGGTTCAACGCGCCCTATCGTGGAACTAGCAGGCATTAAGGATATTCTCACCAAATCTTTAGGCTCCAACAACCCCTATAATGTGGTGCGCGCGACTTTTGACGCTTTAGCGAAAATCAAGGCGTAG
- a CDS encoding 30S ribosomal protein S14 type Z — MAKKSMIAKAQRKPKFQVRAYTRCRICGRPHSVYRDFGLCRVCLRKMGSEGLIPGLRKASW, encoded by the coding sequence ATGGCTAAAAAATCAATGATAGCAAAGGCTCAAAGGAAACCAAAATTCCAAGTAAGGGCTTATACCAGATGTCGCATTTGTGGGAGACCTCATTCGGTTTATAGGGATTTTGGACTTTGTAGGGTGTGCCTAAGAAAAATGGGCAGTGAGGGACTCATCCCAGGCTTGAGAAAAGCCAGTTGGTAA
- a CDS encoding 50S ribosomal protein L4, with protein MSKAIVLDSHLKEKGSVELPKRYEGINSHNLYLYVKHYLSSARANTAKSKNRAEVSGGGRKPWAQKGGGRARAGSITSPVFVGGGVSHGATNNRNYNLKINKKQKRLALEYALEEKAQANKLFVVEKIAIKGVVEDNKRKHLTKEANQMFQALEQRDTLFVCMNMDEYTELAFSNLKKCLIIDVSELNAYLLAAFSSVVMEEAAFQHVVQDKTEE; from the coding sequence ATGAGTAAGGCCATCGTTTTAGACAGCCATTTGAAAGAAAAGGGTAGCGTGGAGTTACCTAAAAGATATGAGGGCATCAACAGCCATAACCTCTATCTTTATGTGAAACATTATTTATCTTCTGCGCGCGCTAATACCGCTAAAAGTAAAAACCGCGCTGAAGTGAGTGGGGGCGGTAGGAAGCCTTGGGCGCAAAAAGGGGGCGGAAGAGCCAGAGCAGGGAGCATCACTTCGCCTGTGTTTGTGGGTGGGGGTGTTTCTCATGGGGCCACTAACAACCGCAACTACAACCTTAAAATCAATAAAAAACAAAAACGCTTGGCTTTAGAATACGCTTTAGAAGAAAAAGCGCAAGCGAATAAGCTTTTTGTGGTGGAAAAAATCGCTATAAAAGGCGTGGTTGAAGACAATAAAAGAAAGCATTTGACTAAAGAAGCCAACCAAATGTTCCAGGCTTTAGAGCAACGAGACACTTTGTTTGTGTGCATGAACATGGACGAATACACCGAGTTAGCCTTTAGTAACCTTAAAAAATGCCTTATTATTGATGTGAGCGAGTTGAACGCTTATCTTTTAGCGGCGTTTAGCTCTGTTGTGATGGAAGAAGCAGCGTTTCAGCATGTGGTGCAAGATAAGACAGAGGAGTAA
- the rpsS gene encoding 30S ribosomal protein S19, with product MSRSIKKGPFIDDHLMKKTLKAKEGKDNRPIKTWSRRSTILPEMIGFTYNVHNGRVFVPVYITENHVGYKLGEFAPTRTFKGHKGSVQKKIGK from the coding sequence ATGTCTAGGTCAATTAAAAAGGGTCCTTTTATAGACGACCACTTGATGAAAAAAACGCTCAAGGCAAAAGAGGGCAAGGATAACCGCCCGATTAAAACATGGTCTAGAAGAAGCACCATTTTGCCTGAAATGATTGGTTTTACTTATAATGTGCATAACGGAAGGGTTTTTGTCCCTGTGTATATCACAGAAAACCATGTGGGTTATAAGTTAGGGGAATTCGCTCCTACAAGAACTTTTAAAGGGCACAAAGGCAGTGTCCAAAAAAAGATTGGCAAGTAA
- a CDS encoding 50S ribosomal protein L24: MKSEIKKNDMVKVIAGDDKGKVAKVLAVLPKTSQVVVEGCKVVKKAIKPTDDNPKGGFIHKEKPMHISNVKKA, translated from the coding sequence ATGAAAAGCGAAATCAAAAAAAATGACATGGTGAAAGTCATTGCAGGAGATGATAAGGGTAAGGTCGCTAAGGTTTTAGCGGTGTTGCCTAAGACTTCTCAAGTGGTTGTTGAAGGGTGTAAAGTGGTGAAAAAAGCGATTAAACCTACCGATGATAACCCTAAAGGGGGCTTTATCCATAAAGAAAAGCCCATGCACATTTCCAATGTGAAGAAAGCCTAA
- a CDS encoding 50S ribosomal protein L16, translated as MLMPKRTKYRKQMKGRNRGKAHRGNSIAFGDIAIKAIEHGRIDSRQIESARVAMTRHIKRAGKVWIRVFPDKPLTAKPLETRMGKGKGSVEKWVMNIKPGRIVYEMLGIEEGLAREALALAQSKLPFKTKIVTCESENEIY; from the coding sequence ATGTTAATGCCAAAAAGAACAAAATACAGAAAGCAAATGAAAGGGCGCAACCGTGGGAAAGCCCATCGTGGTAACTCTATTGCGTTTGGGGATATTGCGATTAAAGCCATAGAGCATGGGAGGATTGATTCACGCCAGATTGAATCCGCAAGGGTGGCCATGACAAGGCACATTAAAAGAGCGGGTAAGGTGTGGATTAGAGTGTTCCCTGATAAGCCTTTGACCGCTAAACCTTTAGAAACCAGGATGGGTAAAGGTAAAGGCTCTGTGGAGAAATGGGTGATGAATATCAAGCCGGGCAGAATCGTTTATGAAATGCTAGGCATTGAAGAAGGACTAGCGAGAGAAGCTTTAGCGTTAGCTCAGAGCAAACTTCCTTTTAAAACCAAAATTGTAACTTGTGAGAGCGAAAATGAAATATACTGA
- a CDS encoding 50S ribosomal protein L5, whose amino-acid sequence MFGLKQFYQNEVRAKLAQELDIKNPMLLPKLEKIVISVGAGAHAKDMKIMQNIAQTISLIAGQKAVITKAKKSVAGFKIREGMAVGAKVTLRNKRMYNFLEKLIVISLPRVKDFRGISRNGFDGRGNYTFGINEQLIFPEVVYDDIMVSHGMNITMVTSTDNDKEAFKLLELLGLPFAKVR is encoded by the coding sequence ATGTTTGGTTTGAAACAATTTTATCAAAATGAAGTGAGGGCAAAACTCGCTCAAGAATTAGACATCAAAAACCCCATGCTTTTACCCAAGCTAGAAAAAATCGTTATCAGCGTGGGCGCTGGGGCTCATGCAAAAGACATGAAAATCATGCAAAATATCGCGCAAACGATTTCTTTGATTGCAGGGCAAAAAGCGGTTATCACTAAAGCGAAAAAATCCGTTGCAGGCTTTAAGATCAGAGAAGGCATGGCGGTAGGGGCGAAAGTTACCTTAAGGAATAAACGCATGTATAATTTCTTAGAAAAGCTGATTGTGATTTCATTACCCAGAGTGAAAGACTTTAGAGGGATTTCACGAAATGGTTTTGATGGGCGTGGGAATTACACCTTTGGGATCAATGAGCAGTTGATTTTCCCGGAAGTGGTTTATGATGATATTATGGTCAGTCATGGCATGAACATCACTATGGTAACTTCTACGGACAACGATAAAGAAGCGTTCAAGTTGTTAGAATTGCTTGGATTGCCTTTTGCAAAAGTGAGATAA
- a CDS encoding 50S ribosomal protein L23, translated as MADIMDIKSILYTEKSLGLQEKGVLVVQTAQNVTKNQLKEVFKTYFGFEPLKINSLKQEGKVKRFRGKLGQRKSFKKFYVKVPEGASIAALGA; from the coding sequence ATGGCAGACATCATGGATATAAAGTCAATTCTTTACACTGAAAAGTCATTAGGATTGCAAGAAAAAGGCGTTTTAGTGGTTCAAACGGCTCAAAATGTAACCAAAAACCAGCTCAAAGAAGTGTTTAAAACTTACTTTGGCTTTGAGCCTTTGAAGATCAATTCTTTGAAACAAGAGGGTAAGGTGAAACGCTTTAGAGGGAAGCTTGGACAAAGAAAGTCGTTTAAGAAATTTTATGTGAAAGTTCCAGAGGGCGCTAGCATTGCCGCCCTTGGCGCGTAG
- a CDS encoding 50S ribosomal protein L18 gives MNAKALYKKKALRDRRKLRIKSKLLGDKLRPRVSVFRSNRYFYAQAIDDVKQSTITHIDGRKMGFKNTQEDAKKLGALFAEELKKAGIERAVYDRNGYLYHGVVAAFAESLRENGIAL, from the coding sequence ATGAACGCGAAAGCATTGTATAAAAAGAAAGCCTTAAGAGATCGCCGAAAATTAAGGATTAAAAGCAAGCTCTTGGGCGATAAATTAAGGCCTAGGGTGAGCGTTTTTCGTTCGAATCGCTATTTCTATGCACAAGCGATTGATGATGTTAAACAAAGCACCATAACGCATATTGACGGCAGGAAAATGGGCTTTAAAAACACGCAAGAAGACGCTAAGAAATTAGGCGCTCTCTTTGCTGAAGAATTGAAAAAAGCAGGGATTGAGCGAGCGGTTTATGACAGGAATGGTTACCTCTATCATGGCGTGGTGGCAGCGTTTGCTGAAAGCTTGAGAGAGAACGGGATCGCTCTATGA
- a CDS encoding 30S ribosomal protein S17, protein MNTKEPHKRLVQGKVISKFAEKSAVILVERKVVHEKYRKIVKKFKKYTIHDENNQVKVGDFVSAIECRPLSKTKSFTLKEILVVGV, encoded by the coding sequence ATGAATACGAAAGAGCCGCATAAGAGGTTAGTGCAAGGCAAGGTTATCAGCAAGTTTGCTGAAAAAAGCGCTGTGATTCTTGTGGAAAGAAAAGTGGTGCATGAAAAATACCGCAAGATTGTTAAAAAGTTTAAAAAATACACCATCCATGATGAAAACAATCAGGTGAAAGTAGGGGATTTTGTGAGCGCGATTGAGTGCAGACCGCTTTCTAAAACCAAGTCTTTCACGCTTAAAGAAATTTTAGTAGTGGGAGTATAA
- the rplV gene encoding 50S ribosomal protein L22, whose translation MSKALLKFVRLSPTKARLIARQIQGMNAELAIASLEFTPNKAARVLSKVVASAVANGSLDAKSALIVSCRVDAGPVLRRSIPRAKGRATAIRKPTSHVFVEVAEGKEMKSSKSHKKNQAEGK comes from the coding sequence ATGAGTAAAGCGTTATTAAAATTTGTGCGGTTATCTCCTACTAAAGCCAGATTGATTGCAAGACAGATTCAAGGCATGAACGCTGAATTAGCGATCGCTAGTTTGGAATTTACGCCCAATAAAGCGGCTAGAGTGCTTTCAAAAGTGGTGGCTTCTGCGGTCGCTAACGGCTCATTAGACGCCAAGAGCGCTTTAATTGTTTCTTGCAGAGTGGATGCTGGCCCTGTGCTTAGGCGCTCCATTCCAAGGGCTAAAGGCAGAGCCACAGCCATTAGAAAGCCAACATCTCATGTATTCGTAGAAGTAGCAGAAGGGAAAGAAATGAAATCTTCTAAAAGCCATAAAAAAAATCAAGCAGAAGGTAAGTAG
- the rplB gene encoding 50S ribosomal protein L2, which yields MAIKTYKPYTPSRRFMSVLDSKDITAKSSVKGLLTKLKATAGRNNNGRITSRHKERGAKKLYRIIDFKRNKYNIEGKVAAIEYDPYRNARIALVVYPDGDKRYILQPSGLKVGDSVIAAEGGLDIKVGFAMKLKNIPIGTVVHNIEMHPGAGGQLARSAGMSAQIMGRENKYTILRMPSSEMRYILSECMASVGVVGNEDFINVSIGKAGRNRHRGIRPQTRGSAMNPVDHPHGGGEGKTGTSGHPVSPWGTPAKGYKTRKKKASDKLIISRKKHK from the coding sequence ATGGCGATTAAAACTTATAAGCCCTACACCCCAAGCAGACGCTTCATGTCGGTGTTGGACTCTAAAGACATTACCGCAAAAAGCAGTGTCAAAGGCTTACTCACTAAGCTTAAAGCGACAGCAGGGAGAAACAATAACGGGCGCATCACCAGCCGCCACAAAGAGAGAGGGGCTAAAAAACTCTACCGCATTATTGATTTCAAGCGCAACAAATACAATATTGAAGGGAAAGTGGCTGCGATTGAGTATGATCCTTACAGAAACGCGCGCATCGCTCTTGTAGTCTATCCTGATGGGGACAAACGCTATATCTTACAGCCAAGCGGCTTGAAAGTAGGCGATAGCGTTATCGCTGCTGAAGGCGGTTTGGATATTAAAGTGGGTTTTGCGATGAAGTTAAAAAATATCCCTATAGGAACGGTGGTGCATAATATTGAAATGCATCCAGGGGCTGGCGGGCAATTAGCCAGAAGCGCGGGGATGAGCGCTCAAATCATGGGTAGAGAAAATAAATACACCATTCTTAGGATGCCAAGCTCTGAAATGCGCTACATTTTAAGCGAATGCATGGCGAGTGTTGGCGTGGTAGGGAATGAGGATTTTATCAATGTCTCTATCGGTAAGGCAGGGCGTAACCGCCACAGAGGCATTCGCCCACAAACTCGTGGTAGCGCTATGAACCCAGTGGATCACCCGCATGGTGGGGGTGAGGGTAAAACAGGGACAAGCGGTCATCCTGTATCGCCTTGGGGCACTCCGGCTAAGGGCTATAAAACGAGAAAGAAAAAAGCTAGCGACAAGCTCATCATTTCCAGAAAGAAACATAAATAA
- a CDS encoding 50S ribosomal protein L6, whose translation MSRIGKRIIEIPSSVQASVEGSKLLFKNSKEKHELETHNRVKITLENNQLSFQPVGEDAQSRAYWGTYGALANNIVTGLSAGFSKTLEVNGVGYKVALGNKTLDLSLGFSHPVKYPIPAGIEMVVEKNTITIKGSDKQQVGQVAAEIRSFRPPEPYKGKGVKYSNEVIIRKAGKTAKK comes from the coding sequence ATGTCAAGAATCGGGAAAAGAATCATTGAAATCCCAAGCTCTGTGCAAGCGAGCGTGGAAGGGAGCAAGCTTCTTTTTAAAAACAGCAAAGAAAAGCATGAGTTAGAAACTCACAACCGAGTGAAAATCACGCTTGAAAACAACCAATTGAGCTTCCAGCCTGTGGGCGAAGACGCGCAGTCTAGGGCTTATTGGGGGACTTATGGGGCGTTAGCCAACAACATTGTAACAGGCTTAAGTGCCGGTTTCAGTAAGACTTTAGAAGTCAATGGCGTGGGCTATAAGGTGGCTTTGGGCAATAAAACTTTGGATTTGAGTTTGGGTTTTAGCCACCCGGTGAAATACCCCATTCCAGCAGGGATTGAAATGGTGGTGGAAAAAAACACGATCACGATCAAAGGGAGCGATAAGCAACAAGTAGGGCAAGTCGCCGCTGAAATCAGGAGCTTCAGACCCCCAGAGCCATACAAGGGCAAGGGCGTGAAATACAGCAATGAAGTCATTATTAGAAAAGCTGGTAAAACAGCTAAAAAATAA
- the rpsC gene encoding 30S ribosomal protein S3: protein MGQKVNPVGLRLGINRNWTSRWFPSARTAPSNIDEDNKIRKFLKKELYYAGVSEIVIERAAKKLRVTVVAARPGLIIGKKGVDIEKVKDGLKTLIKKEVSINIKEVKRPQADAQLAAENVATQLEKRVAFRRAMKKVMQAALKSGAKGIKVRVSGRLAGAEIARTEWYMEGRVPLHTLRAKIDYGFAEAMTVYGIIGVKVWIFKGEVLQKGIQFEKKEEAKEEREPRRSRRGRQ, encoded by the coding sequence ATGGGACAAAAAGTTAATCCGGTAGGTTTGAGATTAGGTATTAATAGGAATTGGACTTCCAGATGGTTCCCTAGCGCTCGCACCGCTCCAAGCAATATTGATGAAGACAATAAGATTAGGAAATTCCTTAAAAAAGAGCTTTATTACGCTGGCGTGAGCGAGATTGTGATTGAAAGAGCGGCTAAAAAACTGCGCGTTACGGTTGTAGCGGCTCGCCCAGGGCTTATCATTGGTAAAAAAGGCGTGGATATTGAAAAGGTCAAAGATGGCTTAAAAACGCTCATCAAAAAAGAAGTCTCCATTAATATTAAAGAAGTCAAACGCCCCCAAGCTGACGCCCAATTAGCCGCAGAAAATGTAGCCACCCAGCTAGAAAAAAGGGTCGCTTTCCGCCGCGCGATGAAAAAGGTCATGCAAGCGGCGTTAAAATCCGGCGCTAAAGGGATCAAGGTGCGCGTTTCTGGCCGTTTAGCAGGGGCTGAAATCGCTCGCACCGAATGGTATATGGAAGGGCGCGTGCCTTTACACACCTTGAGGGCTAAGATTGATTACGGCTTTGCTGAAGCGATGACGGTATATGGTATTATTGGCGTGAAAGTGTGGATTTTCAAAGGGGAAGTTTTGCAAAAAGGCATCCAATTTGAGAAAAAAGAAGAGGCTAAAGAAGAAAGAGAGCCTAGAAGAAGCAGAAGAGGGAGGCAATAA
- a CDS encoding 30S ribosomal protein S8 has product MVNDIIADSLTRLRNASMRRLEFTQLYYAKIVVSILEIFKEKGFIKDFNIKDKDKKQSVYVQLAYDEKGHSKISEVKRLSKPGRRVYKQKNELKRFKNGYGVIVVSTSKGVITNEEAYRQNVGGEVLCSIW; this is encoded by the coding sequence ATGGTAAATGATATAATTGCAGATTCATTAACTCGTTTGAGAAACGCTTCTATGCGCCGCTTAGAATTCACACAGCTTTATTACGCAAAGATCGTGGTTTCTATTTTAGAGATTTTTAAAGAAAAAGGTTTCATTAAAGATTTCAATATCAAAGATAAAGACAAGAAACAATCGGTTTATGTGCAATTGGCTTATGATGAAAAAGGGCATTCAAAAATCAGCGAAGTGAAGCGCTTAAGCAAGCCCGGTCGTCGTGTGTATAAGCAAAAAAACGAGTTGAAGCGCTTTAAAAATGGCTATGGCGTGATTGTGGTAAGCACTTCTAAGGGGGTGATCACCAACGAAGAAGCTTACAGACAAAATGTCGGTGGCGAAGTGCTTTGCAGCATTTGGTAA
- a CDS encoding 50S ribosomal protein L29, producing the protein MKYTELKDKSIKELEELLHAKKAELFELRVKLKAMQLSNPNEIKKARRNIARINTAINAHYSSSVE; encoded by the coding sequence ATGAAATATACTGAATTGAAAGATAAAAGTATCAAGGAATTAGAAGAGTTGTTGCATGCTAAAAAAGCGGAGCTTTTTGAGTTGCGCGTTAAGTTAAAGGCTATGCAATTGAGTAATCCTAACGAGATTAAGAAAGCCAGAAGAAATATCGCTCGCATTAACACGGCCATTAATGCGCATTATTCTTCTAGCGTTGAGTAA
- a CDS encoding 50S ribosomal protein L14 — translation MIQSFTRLNVADNSGAKEIMCIKVLGGSHKRYASVGSVIVASVKKAIPNGKVKRGQVVKAVVVRTKKEIQRKNGSLVRFDDNAAVILDAKKDPVGTRIFGPVSREVRYANFMKIISLAPEVV, via the coding sequence ATGATACAGAGTTTTACAAGATTGAATGTCGCTGACAATAGCGGCGCTAAAGAAATCATGTGCATTAAGGTGTTAGGAGGCAGCCATAAACGCTATGCGAGCGTGGGTAGCGTGATCGTGGCTTCCGTGAAAAAAGCTATCCCTAATGGTAAGGTGAAACGCGGTCAAGTAGTCAAAGCCGTTGTGGTGAGAACGAAAAAAGAAATCCAAAGGAAAAATGGTTCTTTGGTGCGTTTTGATGACAATGCAGCGGTGATTTTGGACGCTAAAAAAGATCCGGTTGGCACAAGGATTTTTGGGCCCGTGAGCCGAGAAGTGCGTTACGCTAATTTCATGAAAATTATTTCTCTAGCGCCGGAGGTTGTATAA